CCGGGCTCTGCAAAAGCTCGCCCAGGTCGTTTGCCTTGAAGACGAAGGTGGCCCGGGCGGGGATCGCCTCCAGCACCGCATTGGGTTTGAAGGGTTGGCAAAACGAATAGCCGAAAATCGCCGCCGCAAAAACAGCGCCCAGTCCAATCGTCAGTGCAAATTGCAATTTCCTGTTCAAATCATTAGGCCTTTACGGTTCCCACGATGTCGGCTACTGAAGAGTGACCCTTTTTGATGAGATAATGTTCAATCCCGTCGATCACGCGGTCAATCGTGGAGGGGTCAACAAAGTTGGCCGTGCCCACGGCAACCGCCGTTGCCCCGGCAATCATGAATTCAATGGCGTCCTCCGGCTCGAAGATGCCGCCCATGCCGATGATCGGGATATCGATCGCCCTGGCCGCATCGAAAACCAGCTTGATCGCGATCGGTTTGATCGGCGGGCCGCTCAGGCCGCCAAACTTGTTGGCGAGCTCCGGCTCCAGCGTATCGATGTTGATCGCCATGGCCGGCATCGTGTTCATGATCGAGATGGCGTCCGCGCCGCTATTCTCGGCCGCCTTGGCGAACGCCGCGATATTCGGCACATTCGGCGCCAGCTTCGGGATGATCGGCTTCTGCGTCTTGCCGCGCACCAGCTCGATCACGCGCGAAAAGGTGTCCACCTCCGTGCCGAAGGCCGATCCGCCCTCCTTCACGTTCGGGCAGGAGAGGTTGATCTCGTAGGCCGAAACCGTCTCTTCGCCATCGAGCATTTCCACAACCGTTCCATAGTCGTCCATGCCCTTGCCCCAAATATTCACGATCACCGGGGTGTCGTACTGCTTCAGGAACGGTACATATTTTTCAATGAAGCCCTTGGCGCCCGGGCCCGGCAGGCCAATCGCGTTGAGCATGCCGCCGCGCGTCTCGAACGTGCGCGGGGTGGAATTGCCCACGTGCTCGTCCGGGCAGATGCCCTTCACGGTAATCGCGCCCAGCCGGTTCAGGTCCACGAGCTCCGCATATTCCGGCCCGTAGCCAAACGTCCCCGAAGCAACCGTCACCGGGTTCTTCATCTCCATCGAGCCAATTTTAATTTTCAGATCAACACTCATTACAAACCTTTGTTAAGGATCGCCACGAAGAGGCACAAAAGGCTCAAAGACCCGAACCGCTTTTGTCTTTGTGATTCTTGTTACTCTTTGTGGCTATTATACCAAATTAAACTGATTCCTTTTTTTACCACAGAGGGCACTGAGGCACAGAGGAGCGGGATTGCTATATTTCTCTGTGCCTCCGTGTCCTCTGTGGTGAGACCATTCAAGCTAAGTTCCTATTACTCGTTCCAGAGAATCTCGCGGGATTCGAAGATGGGGCCATCCTTGCAGCAGCGCGCCCATTCCCAGCCCTCGCCCGTCTTGCGCTTGATGACGCACGTCAGGCAGGCGCCAACGCCGCACGCCATGTTGCGGTCGAGCGACAGCCACGCCGTGAACTTGTTTGCGATGGCGCGGTCGCCCATGGCCTTCAGCATCGGGTTGGGGCCGCAGACGAACAGCTCGAGCGTTTCAATCTCCTGCTCCTTCATCCACGGATCAAACGCCGCCGTAACCAAGCCCTTGGTTCCGAGCGTGCCGTCGTCCGTCGTCGGGCGCACCTCCCAGCCGAGCGCCTCGAACTCCTTCACCAGCAGGATGTCGATTTCCGAGCGGCCGCCAAAAAAGGCGATCCCCGTCTTTTCCATGCGCTGCGCCAGAATGTAGAGCGCCGCGTTGCCGTAGCCTCCGGCCACGAGTACCGGTGTCTTGTTGGCGTCCGCTTCCGGGTAGCCGTTGCCCAGCGAGCCGATAATATCGACCTCGTCGCCCGGTTGGATGGCCGCCATCGCCTCGGTGCCGCGTCCGACCGCCTTGTAAAGGACGGCCACGCCCTCGGCATCGGCCTGGTAGATTGAAAACGGACGGCGGAGGATCCGCTCGTCCAGCCGGGGCACCTGGAGCTCAAGGAATTGGCCGGGTTTCACCAGGGGGCCGACGACCGGCGCGGCCAGGCGCAGGATGCGGTATTCGCCCTGGAAATTATGATGTTCTACTACGGTTGCTTTTTCCTGTTTCATATAGGGGCGGGATAATGGGGATTTCCCCCAATCGGGTCAAACGAATATGGAGTTACGACAGGGCATCGAACAAGACCTGCCACTCAGCCTCTAAAGAGGTGCGGCACTCCGGCCTACCGGCGCGGCGATACCAATAGGCCGCATTGCCGAGGTCGCCCTCCACCCGGTGGAGGTAGGCATGCACCCACGCCGCCTCCGCCGTATCGATCTCCTGCACAATCCGGTGCGCCCGATCCCAATCGCCCGCCCGTTCGGTCTCCAATGCCTGAATACATTCGTTGGTCTTCATGCGCAGACCATAGCCGGAAAATCCGGTGCATCCCCGTTTTTTCCGCAAAAAACCGCGGATGGGCAATAAACCTAGATCCGGGGATGGCCATCCACGATGCGCCCCTTCCTGAAACTCCCGGAAAGGCACAACAAACGCAACGGGATCGTCGGCAAACAAGCATTCGCAACAAAACCATGGCCTTTTGTGGAAGGTCGATAGCCTCGCCGACCGGGCATCGGGGCCGATGCCCCTCCAGCGCTTAATCGACGCGGATACGCCATTTCTTAAAAGTGCTCAAGCTGCCCCGAAAGTGGATGGATCGACCGGGCACATGTTCTGCGTCTTCGACGGCGGCCTGAGCATCCAGGAATACGAAGTGCCTGCCCCTGATAGCCAATACCTGATAACTGATAACCTACGAACGGAGTTCGTAAGAGGCGAAGGCATGGGCGGCGGCGTTGGCGGCATGGTCTACAGCCTCAAGCACCAAGGATCCAGCATCGAGAATCCAGCAATTATCTGCTCGCACGCCAACCATCGCGGTGATGTAATCGCCCGCAGTAACGCAAGTGGTTCTTTGACATCTTTCGCACTGTACGAGGCGTACGGAACCCGTCCATACGAATGGGGCGATGATCCAGACCGCCAGAAAGCGAATACCAAAGAAGAAGAGAAGGATTTGGGGCTGTTGAATGAGAGAATGCGCTTCAGGGATTTGGAGACTGGCGTATTTCTGACGAGGGACCCTATTGGGTATGCGGATGGACCGAATGTATATTGTTATGTGCATAGCAACCCGATTACGCAATTTGATCCCCTTGGTCTTGAGCTTGCCGTGGCAATGTCACCTGCTGAAACAGTGGATGAGTATATTGCAAATTGTGACGTATTGCTCGCAGCGATAGAGTATTTAGAGCAGTCGGGTGTTGCTTTGGAGTTGCTGGGTGATATTGCAGAGTGGGGTGAAACTGTAAGTATTAGCTTCAACGACAGCGATGATAATAGATATATCGATGCAGATAATACCATAAAGTGGGATTCAAATTCAGGATTGGGAGTTGGCGAAAATGGTGATGTGCAAAGTGCTGCATTAGGACTCGCGCATGAGCTTGGACATGCAGCGAAAGACAAAGCGGGCATTGATCAAAGTGCTGCGGATGTTGTTTTGGAGAATGAGATTATAGCTGAATATGAAACGCCGATAGCTAATGAATTGGGGGAACCTACCAGGGAACACTATTCTGATATAAACTGGGAGAGTCCCGATAATACAATGCCTGATTCAACAACATTCATTAACAATACTGAGACAGAATCCAATGGCGAAGCGGAAAAGGAGAGCCCTTCTGTGCCTGACGATGACGAAACGGGGGATTAGTGTGAAAAGCTCAGGGAAAATTTATTGCGCACTTTTGTTGTGTTCACTGGGTATTATATCTAGCGGTTCTAAGCACAAGCATAGAGGCCTGTCTTCCGAGATAAAGGTAGGAGTGGGTAGGGAGCAACTCGTATTTTATTGTATTCCATTCACTGTGCAAACTCGCAGGCCGCTGTCGGTCGAAGATGTGAAAAACAGATACGACTTCAAAGTCGAGATTCGCCATATCGGGGCTGATATTTGGTATGAGATCGATTCGGAGGTGAATAAGCTGAAGGCATCCGGACTCAAAGCATCCGATAAGCGAATTAATGTACGACTGGTGTGTGAGGTGATATTGAATGGGGAGTTAAAAACCACCTTCTGCTATGGTGCTGATAGGACAGGCATTATTGTGGATGGTGAGGTACTTCAGTCCCATGCTGACGATCTTTATAGTCTTGTTCGGGACTACATTCCGTCTCGTATCGGAGAAAGAAGGGGGACGAAGTGAGGGAAAAAGGGTCAACCAAAAAGGGTCAGGCCGCCTATTTCGTCATTTTTAATTTTGGGATGTTTTAGGGCGTTGTTATTTCATCTGCACCAGCCGCTGATTGCGGCTGTTTTTGTAAGGAGCCCTCTGTTCATCAGCAACGCTGATGAACAGAATATTGAACACCGAATGTAGAACATGGAACTTCGAAGGAATGCTATGAGAAGAGTGGTGTACATTGTTGCAGGGTTGGCGGTCGTGGTTGGTGCGGTGGTTTTGATTAACCGCGAACCTCCTTCGCCAAGGCTGCGGAGGTCAAGTATCGCGCAAGGAGCGCAAAAGAAAACGGAGGAGTGTTCGAGTTGCCCGGGGTGTTCCTCTTCTGATGGAGGGTCGTTGGCCTCAACGACCGATGCCGACCGAGCGGCAGACCGGGTGGAACCGTTCCCTCCAAATGTGGAGCGGGCTTTCTTGCCTGCTTCAGGGCCGGGATGGGCAGGCTGGAAAGCCTGCCCCACGGGACGGCGGGCGGCTCGGGTGGAACCTCGCCCTCCAACCAGTTTTTTCACAAGACGATTTATAACAGGACTATTTCCGGTGCGGGCGCAGAGGGGAATTCGGGTTCATTGGTTCCTTGCATTCTCACTTCTTACCATTTTGCGTTCCTAAACGAACCACCCATAACCTCTTCTTGTGCAATTTTTCTGACAGAATAATTAGGACAAAATAATTCATGGTTACGGCATAAAGGAAATCATTCTGTCCTAATTGTTCTGTCATTTTTTCTACTGCAAAGCCGCTTTGGTGTGAATCATGACCAATTAAACAGATTTGTTTTTTACCACAGAGGTCACCGAGACACAGAGCAATTGAACAATCCCGCTCCTCTGTGGTGAGACCATTCAAGTAAAGTTCATGGTAGGGATGAAGAGCCTGGCTGTGGTCTTTGTGCTATGCGCGCAATTGCTTCTCAATTGTGTGGCCAACAAAACCGCCCGCACCGGTTTTTAAAGCGGCGTGGCCTTTCAGTTCCCGCCGCCCTCCAAAAAATCTTTCCGCCCCTCCACGGGCGGCTCGGGTGGAACCTCGCCCTCCACACAGAGGCTCAAGATTCATGAGCTTGGAAACGTAAATGAACCACAGATGAACGCAGATAAACACAGAACCAAAAACAGGATATGCATAACCGATATCCAGTGGGGCCAATATCGTATCTTCTGAATGTCAGCGTCCATCGGTGTTCATCCGTGGTTCCCTTCCCGAATTAAGGATTATTTTGTGCAGGTTGCGCGTCGGGGATTCGCTGAATATTAACCGTGTTGGGGTTTTCATTTTGGCGGATTCGGTGTATTGCATGTTTCCATGCATTTGAAACTCTTTTGTCTTTTGTTGGTTTCTGGCACCGCCTTCGCGGCGACCAATGGGCCGCCGGCCATTACATTCCCGCGTTGGGCGCCGTCGGTGCGGGCGGGGTCGGTCTATCATTTCGATGCCGATATCGAGGGCGACGGTCCTTTCTCGGTCAACCGCTATTATATCGAGGCGGGATTGTCGCGGATGTGGGATTTTAGCCGGATGCTCTCTTTTTCCGTTGGGTATGGCCAGGAGGATTATAATTTCAACGACCTGGCGGAGGAGCCGTGGAACAATATCGATAGCTACAGCGTTGGACTGTTCGCCCGCTGGGCACTGAATGAGGAGTGGATGCTTTTTGCGGCACCGTCGGTGAGGTCGTATGTCGAAACCGGGGCGGATGTGGCCGATGGGCTTGGGGCTTCGTTTTTCGGCGGGGTGGGGTATCGGTTTGGCGAGTCGTTGTTTTTGGGGCCGGCGTTCGGTGTCTTTGGCCGGATTGAGGATGATCCGCTGGTGATTCCGATTCTTCTGGTTAATTGGGATATCACGGAGCGCCTTAATTTTAGTACGGGGGGCGGTTTTGCGGCAACGGCCGGGCCGGGGCTTGGGTTTACCTATGAACTGTCGAAGCATTGGAAGCTGGGGCTGCTGGGGCGCTATGAAAGCTTCCGGTTCCGGTTGTCGCCGGGAAATAGCCAGCCCGATGGCCTGGGGGAGGATAAATCCTTTTCACTTGTGGGTTCTGTTATGTATGAATTTTTCCCGGGAACCTACGTCTCTGGTATTTTTGGGTCTAAAATGGGTGGAGAAATGTCGGTCAGCGATGCGGATGATCATGAGATAGCATCTTTTGACTATGGAAGTGGTCTTGTTGGTGGTTTGGTTTTAGGTTTTAGGATGTAATATTCGTGCCTTTCAACTGTTTGGCTCAAAAAGCCGACTTAAATGGAGCATGTTTTTGCGGTAGATTATTTGTTGGCCAAAAATGTTGACAAAATTTAGGCATGTTTTAGTGTGCATGTACTTTTGGAGGTAAAAAGATGACAAATAAAACCATGGAAGGTGGCCAGGCGATTATCAAGTGCCTGGAAAACGAGGGAGTTGAATATATTTTCGGCTACTCCGGAGGATCGGTTATTCCGATCTTCGATGCGTTGGTGACTACCAACACCAAGATTAATTTTGTTTTGACGCGCCACGAGCAGGGGGCCGCCCATATGGCCGATGGCTATGCGCGCGCCACCGGCAAGCCGGCGGTGGTGCTGATTACCAGCGGCCCCGGTGCGACCAACACGCTGACGGGCCTGCTGACCGCCCACATGGATTCGGTGCCGATGATTGTTCTTTCGGGCCAGTCGGTTTCGTGGATGCTCGGAAAGGATGCCTTCCAGGAGGCGGATATCTTCGGCATCACCATGCCCGTTGTTAAGCATTCCTATCTTCTGAAGGAGACCAACGAGATTCCCCGGGTCATTCGCGAGGCGTTCCACATTGCCACCACCGGGCGGCCGGGGCCGGTTTTGATCGATATTCCCAAGGATATCAGTGCCGGGCCCTGCACGGCCGATCTCCATGCCGAGATGGATTTGCCGGGCTACACGGTCGATGGCTCGGTCGACAACGATACGGTTCTGGAAATTGCCGAGGCGCTTTCGAAGTCGAAGCGCCCGTTGATCCTCGCGGGGCACGGCGCCATGATTTCCGGCGCGGACGACAGCCTGAGGGCCTTGGCCGAGAAGGCGCAGATTCCGGTAACAACCACCTTGCTGGGCAAGGGCGTGTTCCCGGAAACCCATGAGCTTTCGCTGGGCATGCTGGGCATGCACGGAACGGCCTATGCCAACAAGGCGATCTGCGAGTGCGACCTGTTGCTGAACATTGGATCGCGGTTCGACGACCGCATCCTGGGCAAGCCGGCCGAGTTCTGCAAGAACGCCACCATCATCCACATCGATATCGATGCCGCGGAGATTGGAAAGATGATCCAGCCGCAGATTGCCTGCGTTGCCGACGCCAAGACGGCGATCGACGAGCTGGTCAAGCATGTTCCGGTTCTGGAGACGCTGGCGTGGCGCAAGCATCTCGAGGGCTACAAGGCCAAGTATCCGCTCAAGTTCAAGCGGCAGGGCAGCCTCAAGATGCAGCATATCATCGACGAGTTCTACAAGCTGACCGATGGCAAGGCCGTTGTTGCCACCGATGTTGGCCAGCACCAGATGTGGGCGGCTCAGTTCTATAAGAACGACTCCCGCTACAACTGGCTGAGCTCCGGCGGCGCCGGTACGATGGGCGTTGGCCTGCCATACTGCATTGGCTCGGCGTTCGGCCGCCCGAACGACATCAACGTCTGTTTCGTTGGCGACGGCGGGTTCCAGATGACCTTCTTCGAGCTGGCGACCGCCGCGTTGCACAAGCTGCCGATCAAGGTGGTTGTTTTGAACAACCACTACCTCGGCATGGTGCGCCAGTGGCAGGAGCTGTTCTACGACGACCGCAAGAGCGGCGTTGACCTCGAGGGCAACCCGGACTTCGTCAAGCTGGCCGAGTCGTTCGGCATCAAGGGCTTCAACCTGCGGCGCCCCGGCGATGTCAAGCGCGTGCTCCAGAATGCGCTGGAATACAACGAAGGCCCGTGCCTGATCAACTGCGAAGTTGAGAAGACCGATAACGTGTTCCCGATGATTCCCGCCGGTGCGGCCATCGAGGATATGTTGATCGAGCCGCCGAGCATCAAGCTGGAAAAACCGACGGGATCGACCTAGGCCGCTTGCGGCCGGGTGGTCGCTGGTCGGGAGGTCGAAAGTCGGAGGTCTTTCGATCCATGGCCGACCTTCGACCTTTGACCAACAGACCTTCGACCCTAAAACGGAGTTTTTAAAATGCCGAATTCAGATAAAAACATGCACACCTTGAGCGTTTACGTTTCGAACAAACCGGGGGCGCTTGCGCGTATCGCGCAGGTCTTCTCGCGGCGCGGCTTCAACATTGAGTCGTTGGTGGTTTCGCCTGCCGTCGATGGCCACTTCTCGCGGATGACCATCACGTGCAGCGGCGACCCGACCGGGCTGGAGCAGATCATCAAGCAGCTCCTGAAGCTGATCGATGTGCTGAACTGCATCGACCACACCTACGACGAGTCTGTCATGAAGGAGATGGGGCTGATCAAGATCGCCGTCGATAGCGAGGGCCGTTCCGAGGCGCTGCAGATTGCGGAGCACTATGGATGCAAAACCGTCGACCTGACCCCGGACTCGATGATTCTGCAGGTGGTCGGAAACCCCAGCAAGATCGACGCCCTCGAGGAAATGATTGCCAAGTTCACGATTATCGAGCTGGTTCGCACCGGCAAGGTGGTCATGAGCCGCGGGCAGGACGTGACGTAGCCCCGCTTTGCGGAAAGGATTGCGAAAGAGGCGGGGAAACCCGCCTTTTGTGTGTGTGGGTCAGCTGGCCTGCTGCATCAGGATGACTTCTTCACTGGTCGTGTGGAAGCGGCTGTCGACCCCCTTGTTGGTGGGGCAGCCGACGATCTCGATCAGCTCCCTCATCAGATACTTGAGGTGCTCGCCGCTGTTGGAGGCCAGGTTGAGCAGGTCGCGCTGCTCCTCGGAGATTTCGCCCACATAGCCGTGCATCATCATTTCGAGCGAGGCGTTGATGGCGGTGAGCGGTTGCATGAGTTCCTGCGCCACTTCCGAAAGAGCGGCCAGCAGCTCTGCCTGGTTCATGTTGCGTCCCTGGCCGCCAATGGTTCCGGTCTCGTCGTCCTTGAGGTGCTGCGAGAGGACATCGAGTTTTTCCTTGGTGGTAAAGATGGTGTCGTCGAGGTTGTTGCTGGCTTCGCCGAGCAGATCCTTCACCAGGGCGCCATCGGCCGAGTCCGACTTCATCAGGTTTTCGAGTTTCTCGAAGACCGTGGCCAGCGTATTGATGCCGGCGGCGATGGGCGGGTTGGATTCGCCTCCGGGAGCCTTGCGGCTGTCCACGACAATCCGGCGCCATTCGGAGGCCGGGAATTCGGATTCGGAGAGCAACCCTTCGGCCGCGGTTGCCCCGTGCGCCTTCACATAGGCTTGCAGCTCCTCTTTGCTGTGTTCGATGGCATCGCGATGTTCCATGTATTGCATCGCGGCCATTTCGAAGCCGAGGCTTTCATCCATTTCGCGGATGGTTTGAACAATTTGACGGTCGAGCTCCGGGTTGGAATCGCCGGTTAGGTCGCGCATGCGGTCGAGCACGCTTTCCTCAAGCAGCAGGAGCGCCTTGCGCATGTCGGCAACGCCTTCCGAGGATTGGAAGGCCGCCTGCTTGCGCAATCCATTGAACGTGCGGCGCAGGCAGCCCAGTACAATGTCGCCAAGCGATTCGCCGGAAAGTTCCGAAACCGATTGCCGGACGGCGACCGATTCCATAATCATCTTGCCCAGCCGGGCGGGGTCCGAGGCCAGCTCCGCAAGTTCTTCCCCGATTTCCCCTTTGTCGTCCAAATCGATGTCGCCTTTTAGAAACGCAACGATCTGCTCCACATGGACATCGCTTGAACCGCCCTGGCAGGAAGAGCCGGCTTCATCTTCCAGGGAGTCGTCTTCCAGCACGAGCACGCCGCTGCCACCCATCCCGGCCAGGTCGCTCGTGTTGGCAACGGTTTGGTCTTCGCGAACGGCTTCGAAACGGGTTTCTTCCGTTGAGATGTGGGCGAGGCCGGCCTGGCCCATGCCGGCCTGGAAATCGTTGGCTTCCTTGCAGGAGAGCAGTTCGGCCAGTTGCAGCAGTTCGTCGTTGCTGATTTTTGAATCAATCTTCAGTCCGGTGATGCGCAGGCGCGACAGCCGTCGTTCGAGCGATTTGAGCAGGGCGCCGCTGGCGGTAACCTGGACCCCGTCAACGGTAAGAGCGCCGCTGAAGCTACCGATGATGACCTTCCTGCGCTGCGTGAAGAGGGCGGTCATGGCCTCGATCGTTGTGGTGGCGGCTTGCTGTACTGCCGGATGGTGGTTTCCGTAGGTCGTAATGATGTTGATGGTGCGGCTAAGCTCAGTTAGTGCATGCTGCAAGGCCGCGTCTTCGATGGTTTGGGACGGTATGGTTTTATGTTCTTCGGCTGCCATGTGTCTCTCTCGTTTGCGTCTAAATTGATGATTGCAAGTTAGCACAAAGCATGCCTACTGGTGGGCCCGCAGAAGAAAAGACGCACGGGTTGCAGGAGTTTCCGTGGCGAGGTGAATAGATGGAAAAAGGGGGTGGGGTTCTCCGGGTATGGGCATGGCCCTGGGTATCGATGGAGATCGCTTCCTGAACGGTCTCTGTGGCTTCGGCCGATGTCCCCGCTTGTTCTCGATGCTGGGAATTCGTGTTTCAAAAAGGCCGCCCTTGTCGATGCCCTTTTCATGCAGGGGAAAGGGGGCGCCGGTGTCTGGGCAAAAAGAAACCCCGCTGGGTTAGGGCGGGGTGCTCTTCGGAGTGGGCGGTGAATGAGTTGGGTTCACTTGGGTTACCGCCGCTTATTAAATTGTTGGGTTCATTCATGTATACGAGGGTATTTCCCGCAGCGTTACCCGAATTGGACTTTTTTTTGAAAAAAGTTCGGGATACGAAAAAAGGCCGCCCCGGAGGACGGCCTTTTCGGAATCGCATAGGCGGTTGCCTATTTGACTTTGCCTTCCGCGCGGCGCTTCTCGACCACTTCGTTCGCGATGTTGATCGGAACGGCTTCGTAGTGTTCGAAGGTCATGGAGAAGGATGCACGTCCCTGGGTGAGGGAGCGGATGGTGTTGGAGTAGCCGAACATTTCGCTCAGCGGAACCATGCCCTTGACGATCTTCATGCCGCCCCGCTCGTCCATGGATTCGATGCGTCCACGGCGCTGAGCGATGGTGGAGTTGCACGGGCCCATGAATTCTTCCGGGGTGGTGATTTCGATGCTCATGATCGGTTCCAGCAGTTGCGGGTTGCCCTTCATGAAGAGCTCCTTGAAGCCCTGGCGACCGGCAATCTGGAAGGCGAAGTCCGAGGAGTCGACATCGTGGTAGGAGCCGTCCAGCAACGTGGCTTTCATGTCGACGACGGGATAGCCGGCAAACGGGCCGGCTTCGAGCGCCTGGATGATGCCTTTCTCAACCGACGGAATGTATTCGGAAGGAATACGGCCACCAACGACTTTGTTTTCGAATTCGAAACCGTCGCCCGGCTTGCCCGGCGCAACCGACATAACAACGTGGCCATACTGACCGCGACCACCGGACTGCTTGGAGTGCTTGTAGGAACCTTCCGCAGGGGAGGTGGCGGTTTCGCGGTAGGCCACTTCCGGGCGGCCAACTTCTGCCACAACGCCGAACTCGCGCTTGAGGCGGTCCACGATGATTTCGAGGTGAAGCTCGCCCATGCCGGCAATGATGGTTTCGCTGGTTTCGTGGTCGAAGGAGACGGTGAAGGTCGGGTCTTCGTCGGCCAGGCGGTGCAGGGCTTCGCCCAGTTTTTCGTTGTCGGCGTTGGATTCCGGCTTGATGGAAATCGAGATTACCGGTGCCGGGAAGTCCATGGACTCGAGGAAGATTTCATTTTCCTTTTCGCAGAGGGTGTCGCCGGTTTTGGTTTCGGTAAGTCCCGCAACGGCTACAATGTCGCCGGCCACGGCAATGTCGATGGCTTCCTGGCGGTTGGAGTGCATGCGGAGCAGGCGGCCAATGCGCTGTTTCTTCTGCTGGGAGGAGTTCCAGATGTTGGTGCCGGCAGTCATGGTTCCGGAGTAGATGCGCAGGTAGGTCAACTTGCCCATGTGCTTATCGGACATGATCTTGAACGCCAGGGCGGAGAAGACTTCGTTGTCATCGACCTTGCGCTGGTTTTCCGGGTTCTTGGTGCAGATGATCGGCGGGATTTCGTTCGGGGCCGGCAGAATCTTGATGACGCCGTCGAGAACCTGCTGAACGCCTTTGTTCTTGAAGGCGGAGCCGCAGTATACCGGCACCACCTGGCGGGCGCAGGTGGCCTTGCGCAGAATCGTCCAGATTTCTTTTTCGGAAAGGTCGCCTTCCTCGAAATATTTTTCGAGCAGCGCTTCGTCCATCTCGGCACATTTTTCAACGAGGTTGTTGCGCCATTCCTTGGCGGTTTCAACGAGATCGTCCGGAACATCAACTTCGTCCCACTCGGCACCCTTGGAGTCTTCCTTGAAGATCAGGGCCTTCATGGTAATCAGGTCAACCACGCCGATGAAGGAGTCGGAGGCGCCGATTGGTATAACGACCGGCACGGCGTTCGCGCCCAGCATGTCCTGGATGCCTTCAACGACCGAGTAGAAGTCGGCGCCGATGCGGTCCATCTTGTTGACGAAGGCGATCTTCGGTACTTCGTAGCGCTCGGACTGGTGCCAAACGGTTTCGGACTGGGGTTGGACGCCGCCCACCGCGCAGTAGAGGGCAATGGCGCCATCGAGTACGCGCAGGGCGCGTTCCACTTCCATCGTGAAATCCACGTGGCCGGGGGTGTCGATGATCGAGATCATGTGGTCTTTCCACATGCAGGTGGTTGCCGCGGAGGTGATCGTGATGCCGCGTTCCTGTTCCTGTTCCATCCAGTCCATGGTGGCTGCGCCGTCATGAACCTCGCCAATCTTGTGCGAGCGACCGGTGTAGTAAAGGATGCGTTCAGACACGGTGGTCTTGCCGGCGTCAATATGCGCCATAATGCCGATGTTGCGGACATTCTTCAATGGGACTGTTCTGGCCATTAGTTTTCCTCGTTAATAATTAACGTTTTGCGGCACCGCTTCCCGGCGCCTTGCTTGTGGATACAAATCTTCTTTAACCCTCTAAAGGCGCGCAAATATGCCGATTGCCCCCCACGTCTTCAAGGGTTATTTCGTTAAAAGTTGGGGTTCTGGGGAATACGCATTTTCGGGGAATAAAACTCGCAGGCAACCCAATGATTTCGCTTTACTGCTGTGCCTTATGTTTATTGATACGCATGTACATTTTGATCGGTTCGTGAAAGACGGCACCTTCGGGGAGGTGCTGGAGCGGGCGAAAGAGGCGCAACTCCATGAAATGGTGGCCATCGGCGGGACGGCCGAGGCCAACGCGCTATCGCTCAAGCTGGCGGA
This DNA window, taken from Pontiella desulfatans, encodes the following:
- a CDS encoding dihydroorotate dehydrogenase, whose product is MSVDLKIKIGSMEMKNPVTVASGTFGYGPEYAELVDLNRLGAITVKGICPDEHVGNSTPRTFETRGGMLNAIGLPGPGAKGFIEKYVPFLKQYDTPVIVNIWGKGMDDYGTVVEMLDGEETVSAYEINLSCPNVKEGGSAFGTEVDTFSRVIELVRGKTQKPIIPKLAPNVPNIAAFAKAAENSGADAISIMNTMPAMAINIDTLEPELANKFGGLSGPPIKPIAIKLVFDAARAIDIPIIGMGGIFEPEDAIEFMIAGATAVAVGTANFVDPSTIDRVIDGIEHYLIKKGHSSVADIVGTVKA
- a CDS encoding dihydroorotate dehydrogenase electron transfer subunit, which gives rise to MKQEKATVVEHHNFQGEYRILRLAAPVVGPLVKPGQFLELQVPRLDERILRRPFSIYQADAEGVAVLYKAVGRGTEAMAAIQPGDEVDIIGSLGNGYPEADANKTPVLVAGGYGNAALYILAQRMEKTGIAFFGGRSEIDILLVKEFEALGWEVRPTTDDGTLGTKGLVTAAFDPWMKEQEIETLELFVCGPNPMLKAMGDRAIANKFTAWLSLDRNMACGVGACLTCVIKRKTGEGWEWARCCKDGPIFESREILWNE
- a CDS encoding RHS repeat domain-containing protein gives rise to the protein MFCVFDGGLSIQEYEVPAPDSQYLITDNLRTEFVRGEGMGGGVGGMVYSLKHQGSSIENPAIICSHANHRGDVIARSNASGSLTSFALYEAYGTRPYEWGDDPDRQKANTKEEEKDLGLLNERMRFRDLETGVFLTRDPIGYADGPNVYCYVHSNPITQFDPLGLELAVAMSPAETVDEYIANCDVLLAAIEYLEQSGVALELLGDIAEWGETVSISFNDSDDNRYIDADNTIKWDSNSGLGVGENGDVQSAALGLAHELGHAAKDKAGIDQSAADVVLENEIIAEYETPIANELGEPTREHYSDINWESPDNTMPDSTTFINNTETESNGEAEKESPSVPDDDETGD
- a CDS encoding autotransporter outer membrane beta-barrel domain-containing protein, yielding MHLKLFCLLLVSGTAFAATNGPPAITFPRWAPSVRAGSVYHFDADIEGDGPFSVNRYYIEAGLSRMWDFSRMLSFSVGYGQEDYNFNDLAEEPWNNIDSYSVGLFARWALNEEWMLFAAPSVRSYVETGADVADGLGASFFGGVGYRFGESLFLGPAFGVFGRIEDDPLVIPILLVNWDITERLNFSTGGGFAATAGPGLGFTYELSKHWKLGLLGRYESFRFRLSPGNSQPDGLGEDKSFSLVGSVMYEFFPGTYVSGIFGSKMGGEMSVSDADDHEIASFDYGSGLVGGLVLGFRM
- the ilvB gene encoding biosynthetic-type acetolactate synthase large subunit codes for the protein MTNKTMEGGQAIIKCLENEGVEYIFGYSGGSVIPIFDALVTTNTKINFVLTRHEQGAAHMADGYARATGKPAVVLITSGPGATNTLTGLLTAHMDSVPMIVLSGQSVSWMLGKDAFQEADIFGITMPVVKHSYLLKETNEIPRVIREAFHIATTGRPGPVLIDIPKDISAGPCTADLHAEMDLPGYTVDGSVDNDTVLEIAEALSKSKRPLILAGHGAMISGADDSLRALAEKAQIPVTTTLLGKGVFPETHELSLGMLGMHGTAYANKAICECDLLLNIGSRFDDRILGKPAEFCKNATIIHIDIDAAEIGKMIQPQIACVADAKTAIDELVKHVPVLETLAWRKHLEGYKAKYPLKFKRQGSLKMQHIIDEFYKLTDGKAVVATDVGQHQMWAAQFYKNDSRYNWLSSGGAGTMGVGLPYCIGSAFGRPNDINVCFVGDGGFQMTFFELATAALHKLPIKVVVLNNHYLGMVRQWQELFYDDRKSGVDLEGNPDFVKLAESFGIKGFNLRRPGDVKRVLQNALEYNEGPCLINCEVEKTDNVFPMIPAGAAIEDMLIEPPSIKLEKPTGST
- the ilvN gene encoding acetolactate synthase small subunit, with product MPNSDKNMHTLSVYVSNKPGALARIAQVFSRRGFNIESLVVSPAVDGHFSRMTITCSGDPTGLEQIIKQLLKLIDVLNCIDHTYDESVMKEMGLIKIAVDSEGRSEALQIAEHYGCKTVDLTPDSMILQVVGNPSKIDALEEMIAKFTIIELVRTGKVVMSRGQDVT